One window from the genome of Blastopirellula retiformator encodes:
- a CDS encoding fructose bisphosphate aldolase gives MSTTYAGSDLQFEKIKSKPGFIAALDQSGGSTPTALHAYGLTDDAWSSDEEMFALVHEMRARIITSPSFTGEHILGAILFENTMDREIEGIPTADFLWEKRNVVPFLKVDKGLADEENGVRVMKPMPGLDDLLKRAVSKHVFGTKMRSVILQANKEGIQAVVDQQFEVAAQIIAAGLVPIVEPEVDIHCPDKAEAETLLHASLTAALDKLPADQVVMLKLTLPTVDDFYADFVKHRRVLKVVALSGGYSRDEADQLLRRNHGVVASFSRALAEGLSAQQTDAEFDATLGKSIQSIFDASMT, from the coding sequence ATGAGCACCACGTACGCCGGAAGTGACTTGCAGTTTGAGAAGATCAAATCGAAGCCGGGCTTTATCGCGGCGCTCGATCAGAGCGGCGGCAGCACGCCGACGGCGCTGCATGCGTATGGCTTGACCGATGACGCCTGGTCGAGCGACGAGGAGATGTTCGCCCTGGTGCATGAGATGCGGGCAAGGATTATTACCAGCCCCAGCTTCACCGGTGAGCATATCCTGGGAGCGATCTTGTTTGAGAACACGATGGATCGCGAGATCGAAGGGATCCCGACCGCCGACTTCTTGTGGGAGAAAAGGAACGTCGTGCCATTTCTGAAGGTCGACAAAGGCTTGGCCGACGAAGAGAACGGCGTGCGAGTGATGAAGCCGATGCCGGGGCTCGATGATTTGCTGAAGCGGGCGGTCTCCAAGCATGTCTTCGGCACCAAGATGCGGTCGGTGATCTTGCAGGCGAACAAGGAAGGGATTCAGGCGGTCGTCGATCAGCAGTTTGAAGTAGCGGCGCAAATCATCGCCGCGGGGCTGGTACCGATCGTCGAACCGGAAGTCGATATTCACTGCCCCGACAAGGCGGAGGCCGAAACGCTGTTGCACGCCAGCCTGACGGCGGCGCTCGACAAGCTGCCGGCAGATCAAGTGGTAATGCTGAAGCTGACGCTGCCGACGGTCGACGATTTTTACGCCGACTTCGTGAAGCATCGCCGCGTGCTAAAGGTGGTCGCGCTATCGGGCGGTTATAGCCGCGACGAGGCGGACCAACTGCTGCGGCGCAATCACGGCGTGGTGGCCAGCTTCTCGCGGGCCTTGGCCGAAGGATTGTCGGCGCAGCAAACCGATGCCGAGTTCGACGCGACGCTGGGCAAGTCGATTCAGAGCATATTCGACGCGTCGATGACGTAA
- a CDS encoding Gfo/Idh/MocA family protein, which yields MVKSGNTTRRQFLQVTAAAGAAGVFTSSAALVKGAESPNERPVFSTIGLRNQGWAITSKSTGLADFAALADVDANVLGTNVQRVKDRQKKAPDAYKDYRKVLDRDDIDAVMIATPDHWHTKVAIEAMLAGKDVYCEKPLTLTIAEGKLIEKMVKKTGRVFQVGTMQRSESGQRFLQAIALIRAGRIGKVQKITCGINGTNGSPEIPVASVPAELDWDLWLGPAPKVDYRALPEERKGYGGGVPLYSNCHYSFREWHEYAGGKLTDWGAHHVDIACWALGEDANSPKKVSPVSYTLPVEYKDGYPVVHDRYNVATKFNIKVDMPNDVEMTITSEGDNGILFEGTDGRFFVNRGKIVGAPVEALEKNPLPEGAVEDVYGGPIPSNHTANFIASMKSRKQPISDVWSHNRMLEICHLSNIAMRLGRDLNWDASKREIAGDDQANTFLARENRKGYEINM from the coding sequence ATGGTTAAGTCTGGTAACACGACGCGCCGCCAGTTTTTGCAGGTCACGGCTGCGGCCGGCGCCGCTGGCGTCTTCACTTCTTCCGCCGCGCTGGTCAAAGGCGCCGAATCGCCGAACGAACGCCCGGTCTTTTCGACGATCGGTCTGCGCAATCAAGGTTGGGCCATTACGAGCAAGTCGACGGGCTTGGCCGATTTCGCCGCGCTGGCCGATGTGGACGCCAACGTGCTGGGGACCAATGTCCAGCGCGTCAAAGATCGTCAGAAGAAAGCGCCTGACGCTTACAAAGACTACCGCAAGGTTCTGGATCGCGACGACATCGACGCGGTGATGATTGCGACGCCTGATCACTGGCACACCAAGGTCGCCATCGAAGCGATGTTGGCCGGCAAAGACGTCTACTGCGAAAAGCCGCTGACCCTGACGATCGCCGAAGGCAAACTGATCGAGAAGATGGTCAAAAAGACGGGCCGCGTTTTCCAGGTCGGTACGATGCAGCGCAGCGAAAGCGGTCAACGCTTTTTGCAGGCGATCGCGCTGATTCGCGCCGGTCGCATCGGTAAGGTTCAGAAGATCACCTGCGGCATCAACGGCACCAACGGTTCGCCAGAGATCCCGGTCGCTTCGGTTCCGGCCGAATTGGATTGGGACTTGTGGCTGGGCCCGGCTCCGAAGGTCGACTACCGGGCGCTGCCGGAAGAACGCAAGGGGTATGGCGGCGGCGTGCCGCTCTACAGCAACTGCCACTATTCGTTCCGCGAATGGCACGAGTACGCCGGCGGCAAGCTGACCGACTGGGGCGCGCATCATGTCGACATCGCCTGTTGGGCGCTGGGCGAAGACGCCAACAGCCCGAAGAAGGTCTCGCCGGTCTCCTACACGCTGCCGGTCGAATACAAAGATGGCTACCCGGTGGTGCACGATCGCTACAACGTGGCGACCAAGTTCAACATCAAGGTCGATATGCCCAACGATGTTGAAATGACGATCACCAGCGAAGGGGACAACGGCATTCTGTTTGAGGGAACTGACGGCCGTTTCTTCGTCAACCGCGGCAAGATCGTCGGCGCTCCGGTGGAAGCGCTCGAGAAGAATCCGTTGCCGGAAGGCGCCGTCGAAGACGTCTACGGCGGTCCGATCCCGTCGAACCACACCGCCAACTTCATCGCCTCGATGAAGTCGCGGAAGCAGCCGATCTCGGACGTCTGGTCGCACAACCGCATGCTCGAGATCTGCCATCTCTCGAACATCGCCATGCGTTTGGGCCGCGATCTGAACTGGGACGCGTCGAAGCGCGAGATCGCCGGCGACGACCAGGCCAACACCTTCCTGGCCCGCGAAAACCGCAAGGGTTACGAGATCAACATGTAG
- a CDS encoding DUF1559 domain-containing protein, which translates to MKRKQGFTLVELLVVIAIIGVLIALLLPAVQQAREAARRMQCSNNLKQLGLSFHNYHDTYGKFMPGGLDGTVTYPLGWVPRLFPFFEQGSRYDAMESLAPAYLMTRSPYRSHNQDNPIFGPVPSLSCPSSPLGDTASDHAVTGYFPHSQEQGALHYRANAGSVDVDLVAATTSGRDPYVTSGVLYPRSKVRFGDIVDGTTNTILLGESSSTKGWTTSRAQGFGGIKPWVWGFYRYNDTEWLMIDHKMVQFPINYSGAFTNSNTPFTSYHPGGAMFANCDGSVIFLPETLNLDILKAMATRKNGEVIPSS; encoded by the coding sequence ATGAAACGGAAACAAGGATTCACGCTGGTTGAACTCTTAGTCGTCATCGCCATCATCGGCGTGCTGATCGCGTTGTTGTTGCCGGCCGTGCAGCAAGCTCGTGAAGCGGCTCGGCGGATGCAGTGCAGCAACAACCTGAAGCAGCTCGGTTTGTCATTTCACAATTATCACGACACCTACGGAAAGTTCATGCCGGGGGGACTCGATGGAACCGTCACCTATCCGCTTGGCTGGGTACCGCGGTTGTTTCCCTTCTTCGAACAAGGGTCGCGTTACGATGCGATGGAATCGCTCGCTCCTGCCTACCTGATGACTCGCAGTCCCTATCGTAGCCACAACCAGGACAACCCAATTTTCGGCCCAGTGCCGTCGCTTTCGTGCCCGTCGTCTCCCTTGGGCGATACCGCGTCGGACCATGCGGTGACCGGCTACTTCCCGCACTCCCAGGAACAAGGCGCGCTGCACTATCGCGCCAACGCCGGATCGGTCGACGTCGACCTCGTCGCCGCGACCACCTCGGGGCGTGATCCTTACGTCACCTCAGGCGTCCTCTATCCACGCAGCAAGGTCCGCTTCGGCGACATCGTTGACGGCACTACCAACACGATTTTGCTCGGCGAATCGTCCAGCACTAAGGGTTGGACGACCTCGCGAGCCCAAGGGTTTGGCGGAATCAAGCCGTGGGTGTGGGGGTTCTATCGCTACAACGACACCGAGTGGCTGATGATCGACCACAAGATGGTGCAGTTCCCGATTAACTATTCCGGCGCATTCACCAACAGCAATACGCCCTTCACCAGCTATCATCCTGGCGGAGCGATGTTCGCCAACTGCGACGGCAGCGTGATCTTCCTGCCTGAGACGCTCAACCTAGACATCCTTAAGGCGATGGCGACTCGGAAAAACGGAGAGGTGATTCCAAGCAGCTAA
- a CDS encoding NRAMP family divalent metal transporter yields the protein MSEATIEKQSGISFLRIAKAIGPAIIVASVVLGPGSILSNSKVGAAYGYDMIWVLGLASVFMALTVFLAAVLGISYAQTPFTEIANRLGRPVSIVIGVVFFLITSCFQFTNNLAIIDVINIATESASGGWLAKYGSLIGIVLVNLGLIWALYGSSTPYKFIEKLMMVMVGLMLLGFMVNLIIVQPSVSGILAGMVPKLPSGGTSPENMVMLLGMFGTTFSIAGAFYQIYAVREKNWKREDLANGIVDSIVGIAVLGGISFVIMVTSAAVLHGASLSNITDVAKQLEPLIGPQAKIMFCIGLSAGAFSSLLVNALIGGTALSDSLGLPSSVKDSPVKLLTVAGLVVGMSVAIAINWLEMSSVQLIVFAQALTVIGVPLLAFAMLFLAIQMQPSLLKNAGVAIASASLVLALLLSGRMMMSLVEKLSPPPAKEANVERAPSLRPSVGLANSTRSS from the coding sequence ATGTCGGAAGCGACGATCGAAAAACAGAGCGGCATCTCTTTTCTCCGTATCGCGAAGGCGATTGGGCCTGCCATCATCGTCGCCTCGGTGGTGCTCGGCCCTGGCAGCATCTTGTCGAATTCCAAAGTCGGCGCCGCCTATGGTTACGACATGATTTGGGTCTTGGGGCTCGCTTCGGTCTTCATGGCGCTGACCGTCTTCCTGGCGGCGGTGCTTGGCATCAGTTACGCCCAAACTCCATTTACCGAGATCGCCAATCGGCTTGGCCGCCCGGTCTCGATCGTCATCGGCGTCGTCTTCTTCCTGATTACCAGCTGTTTTCAATTCACCAACAACCTGGCGATTATCGACGTTATCAATATCGCCACCGAGTCCGCTTCCGGCGGTTGGTTGGCGAAATATGGCTCGCTGATCGGGATCGTCCTGGTCAATCTCGGCTTGATCTGGGCCCTGTACGGCAGCAGCACCCCTTACAAGTTTATCGAGAAGCTGATGATGGTCATGGTTGGCTTGATGCTGCTTGGTTTTATGGTCAACCTGATCATCGTTCAACCGTCAGTCAGCGGCATCTTGGCCGGCATGGTTCCTAAGTTGCCTAGCGGGGGAACCTCGCCGGAGAACATGGTGATGCTGCTGGGGATGTTCGGCACTACCTTCTCCATCGCCGGCGCCTTCTACCAGATCTACGCGGTACGCGAGAAAAACTGGAAACGGGAAGATCTCGCCAACGGCATCGTCGACTCGATCGTCGGCATCGCCGTGTTAGGGGGCATCAGCTTCGTCATCATGGTCACTTCGGCTGCGGTACTGCATGGCGCGAGTCTCAGCAACATCACCGATGTCGCCAAGCAACTAGAGCCGCTGATCGGTCCCCAGGCGAAAATCATGTTCTGCATCGGTCTGTCGGCCGGGGCGTTTAGTTCGCTGCTGGTCAATGCGTTGATCGGCGGCACAGCGCTCAGCGATAGTCTCGGGCTACCATCCAGCGTCAAAGATTCGCCTGTCAAACTGTTGACCGTCGCTGGCCTTGTGGTTGGTATGTCGGTCGCCATCGCCATCAACTGGTTGGAAATGTCGAGCGTTCAACTGATCGTCTTCGCTCAGGCGTTAACCGTAATCGGCGTCCCTTTGTTGGCCTTCGCCATGCTCTTTCTAGCCATCCAAATGCAACCGTCGCTGCTAAAGAACGCCGGCGTCGCGATCGCCTCGGCGTCGCTTGTCTTGGCGCTACTCCTCTCAGGGCGGATGATGATGTCGCTGGTCGAAAAGCTGAGCCCGCCGCCTGCCAAGGAAGCGAACGTCGAACGCGCGCCGTCTCTTCGCCCCAGCGTCGGTCTCGCCAACTCGACCCGCTCCAGCTAA
- a CDS encoding glycoside hydrolase family protein, whose product MIAAPRYQTAACTLLIVLFASPALAQSPEESVGPWGVSSSASAFRNHTEWFPKVASAGVTSVRLFPGWRSFQPELGQWNWKQGDQLVESAQQHDLQLTAILMGTPPGSKFLHAFPVDNLPAWSQFVEGTVAHYGDQVRYWEVWNEGNGGFNDAHHTTVDYAKLAATTYDAAKQGNANAQVGLTVASFDPDYLQQTITAMRDAGAADKFDFLCIHPYEIAGGLRSKNGEIPFLWMNQTLRNMLQEVAPEKADAPIWISEVGDKLNAGGRTPTTDIDAANALVKIYTMAIAQGIDRTQWFEAQDPYSEESGFGLLNRNGEGRPSFAALKTLASQLGEKPNYLGWLALGEQAAGYGFVFAGPQANLMVAWSPVGTQHSLTFPTMVVVADPITGKLHRYEAGETVTLTNAPQLITSLSPTLVAQAIANAEKPFPWGGDYRDAKTVRFAAGQTDETTGIFPLHRDAYPTVTFADGSSGLLVQGDIGHPLGLFVHPTFASLQTRDYYVRVKVRRVSPGNVGMNLLYEYADTQGKGPYKNSGRWFGVAKNASGWQTGVWHVKDACFAKMWGNDITIRPEQSVPFVIGEIEISTVPFE is encoded by the coding sequence TTGATCGCTGCGCCCCGCTATCAAACTGCCGCCTGCACTTTGCTGATCGTGCTGTTCGCTTCCCCTGCCCTGGCCCAATCGCCGGAAGAATCGGTCGGACCTTGGGGCGTCAGTTCCTCGGCCAGCGCCTTTCGCAACCATACCGAGTGGTTCCCCAAAGTCGCGTCGGCCGGCGTCACGTCGGTCCGGCTCTTCCCCGGCTGGCGATCGTTTCAGCCAGAGCTGGGTCAGTGGAACTGGAAACAGGGAGACCAACTGGTCGAATCGGCGCAGCAACACGATCTGCAGCTAACGGCGATCTTGATGGGCACGCCCCCGGGCTCCAAGTTCTTGCACGCCTTTCCGGTCGACAACTTGCCCGCCTGGTCGCAGTTTGTCGAAGGGACGGTCGCTCATTACGGCGATCAGGTCCGCTACTGGGAAGTCTGGAACGAAGGAAACGGCGGCTTCAACGACGCCCATCACACAACCGTCGACTACGCCAAGCTGGCCGCCACAACCTATGACGCCGCCAAACAGGGCAACGCAAACGCCCAGGTCGGCCTGACCGTCGCCAGCTTTGATCCTGACTACCTGCAGCAAACGATCACAGCGATGCGCGACGCCGGCGCCGCCGACAAGTTTGACTTCCTCTGCATTCACCCCTACGAAATCGCCGGCGGCCTTCGCAGCAAAAACGGTGAGATCCCGTTCCTGTGGATGAACCAAACGCTGCGCAACATGCTGCAGGAAGTCGCCCCGGAAAAAGCGGACGCGCCGATCTGGATCAGTGAAGTCGGCGACAAACTGAACGCCGGCGGCCGCACGCCGACCACCGACATCGACGCCGCCAACGCCCTGGTCAAGATTTACACGATGGCGATCGCCCAAGGAATCGATCGCACGCAATGGTTCGAGGCGCAAGATCCCTACAGCGAAGAGTCAGGCTTCGGCCTGCTCAATCGAAACGGCGAGGGGCGTCCCTCCTTCGCCGCGCTCAAGACGCTCGCGTCGCAGTTGGGCGAAAAGCCGAATTATCTCGGCTGGCTGGCCCTCGGCGAACAAGCGGCCGGGTACGGATTCGTCTTCGCCGGCCCCCAGGCCAACTTGATGGTCGCCTGGTCGCCGGTCGGCACGCAGCATTCGCTCACCTTCCCCACCATGGTCGTCGTCGCCGATCCGATCACCGGCAAACTCCATCGCTACGAGGCTGGCGAAACGGTCACGCTCACCAACGCCCCACAGCTGATCACTTCGCTCTCGCCAACGCTGGTCGCCCAAGCAATAGCGAACGCCGAGAAACCGTTCCCCTGGGGCGGCGACTACCGCGACGCGAAGACAGTTCGCTTCGCTGCCGGGCAAACGGATGAAACGACCGGCATCTTCCCGCTGCATCGCGACGCCTACCCGACCGTCACCTTCGCCGACGGCAGCAGCGGCCTGTTGGTGCAAGGAGACATCGGCCATCCGCTTGGCCTGTTCGTCCACCCAACGTTCGCCAGCCTGCAGACCCGCGACTATTACGTCCGCGTCAAAGTCCGCCGCGTCAGCCCCGGCAACGTCGGCATGAACCTGCTCTACGAGTACGCCGACACCCAAGGCAAAGGCCCCTACAAAAACTCGGGCCGCTGGTTCGGCGTTGCGAAAAACGCCAGCGGCTGGCAAACCGGCGTCTGGCACGTGAAAGACGCCTGCTTCGCCAAAATGTGGGGCAACGACATCACGATCCGCCCGGAACAATCGGTCCCGTTCGTGATCGGCGAAATTGAGATTAGCACGGTGCCGTTCGAATAG
- a CDS encoding choloylglycine hydrolase family protein — translation MKTQNRSLARIALIAAMMATLITQPLAACTGLRLISADGGAVVGRTMEFGFDLESKVLVIPAGVRLSNTLADTAKGLSYETKYGVVGANALGMEMIVDGVNEQGLYVGSFYFPGYAGYAKLGPDNQDKALAPEDYGLWLLATCGSVAEVKQRYSEVVLVDRPIEQLGGQSFDGHFLVHDSTGASVVIEPIDGGLRIYDNPLGVITNSPTFDWHLTNLRNYINLSVSNVPPVDLEKIQLAGFGQGTGMHGLPGDSTPPSRFVRAVAYSQAANQQKTAAETVDQVFHLMNAFDIPVGSVREKDGGKVTEDYTLWTTVSDLKNVRWLFRTYGDQAVRSIDVRKAVDAADGKIQVIEMKSHQKYEDVSTNFS, via the coding sequence ATGAAGACGCAGAACCGTTCGCTCGCCCGTATCGCACTTATCGCCGCCATGATGGCGACGTTGATCACCCAACCGCTGGCGGCCTGCACTGGGTTGCGACTCATTTCGGCTGATGGCGGCGCCGTGGTGGGGCGGACGATGGAGTTCGGCTTTGATCTGGAGTCGAAGGTGCTGGTCATTCCGGCCGGTGTTCGCCTCAGCAATACGCTCGCCGATACGGCGAAAGGCCTTTCCTACGAGACGAAATACGGCGTCGTCGGGGCCAACGCCTTGGGGATGGAGATGATCGTCGACGGCGTTAACGAGCAAGGTCTGTACGTCGGATCGTTCTACTTTCCCGGTTACGCCGGCTACGCCAAGCTGGGCCCGGATAACCAAGACAAGGCTTTGGCGCCGGAAGACTACGGCCTGTGGCTGTTGGCGACCTGCGGCAGCGTCGCTGAAGTCAAACAGCGGTATAGCGAAGTTGTGTTGGTCGATCGTCCGATCGAGCAATTGGGAGGACAGAGCTTTGACGGGCACTTCCTCGTGCATGACTCGACCGGCGCCAGCGTCGTGATCGAACCGATCGACGGCGGTCTGCGAATCTACGACAACCCGCTCGGCGTGATCACCAACTCGCCGACCTTCGATTGGCACCTGACCAATCTGCGCAACTACATCAACCTGAGCGTCTCGAACGTGCCGCCGGTCGACTTGGAAAAGATTCAACTGGCCGGCTTTGGTCAGGGGACCGGCATGCATGGTCTGCCGGGCGACTCGACCCCGCCGTCGCGTTTTGTCCGGGCAGTCGCCTACTCGCAAGCGGCCAACCAGCAGAAGACCGCCGCTGAGACGGTCGACCAGGTGTTTCATCTGATGAACGCGTTCGACATCCCGGTTGGTTCGGTGCGGGAAAAGGATGGCGGCAAGGTGACCGAGGACTACACGCTGTGGACGACCGTTTCGGACCTGAAGAACGTCCGCTGGCTGTTCCGCACTTACGGCGACCAAGCGGTCCGCTCGATCGACGTCCGCAAAGCGGTTGACGCGGCCGACGGTAAGATCCAGGTGATCGAGATGAAATCGCACCAAAAATACGAGGACGTCTCGACCAATTTCAGCTAG
- a CDS encoding TA system antitoxin ParD family protein: MDRFVELSSDLIRDAHAAASLSRRSIAEQIEFWTQLAAC, translated from the coding sequence ATGGACCGGTTCGTCGAACTATCCAGTGATCTGATCAGGGACGCTCATGCTGCGGCGAGTCTGTCGCGCCGCAGCATTGCTGAGCAAATCGAGTTCTGGACGCAACTAGCTGCCTGTTGA
- a CDS encoding DUF6940 family protein encodes MPWKAETYDLPNHSGLRYVISKKQKTLTSGQAIERLRSDDKFVAWLCTQLAEAPYAAFRWETPPVDEKTTDRPWEFVVLNSPNLARPPEPHLFEEHFAADRAVVTFSNLGRNALLIAPTPIGEKEAYGHLAAFMREGPAVQRLALWQEVGEQAQTRLSERPVWLSTAGAGVSWLHVRLDDSPKYYGYQPYRKWVEA; translated from the coding sequence ATGCCGTGGAAAGCGGAGACGTACGACCTGCCCAACCATTCGGGGCTGCGTTACGTGATCAGCAAGAAACAAAAAACGCTGACCAGCGGCCAGGCGATCGAGCGATTGCGCAGCGACGACAAATTTGTCGCTTGGCTTTGCACGCAGTTGGCCGAGGCTCCGTACGCGGCGTTTCGTTGGGAGACGCCGCCGGTCGATGAGAAGACGACCGACCGACCGTGGGAATTCGTGGTGCTCAACAGTCCGAACCTGGCCCGGCCGCCGGAGCCGCATTTGTTTGAAGAACACTTCGCCGCCGACCGTGCGGTCGTCACCTTTTCCAACCTCGGCCGCAACGCCCTGCTGATTGCCCCGACGCCGATCGGCGAAAAGGAGGCTTACGGGCACCTGGCGGCGTTCATGCGAGAAGGTCCCGCCGTGCAGCGGTTGGCCTTATGGCAAGAGGTGGGCGAACAAGCGCAGACGCGGCTAAGCGAGCGGCCGGTCTGGCTCAGCACCGCCGGCGCCGGCGTGAGCTGGTTGCACGTGCGGCTGGATGACTCGCCGAAGTATTACGGGTACCAGCCGTATCGGAAGTGGGTCGAAGCGTAG
- a CDS encoding aminopeptidase P family protein has product MRHQPIDSSLFVENRDRLKGLLPPGSLAVVHANDILPTNADGALKNIPNTDLFYLTGIEQEESILLLFPDSPEPTQREILFVREPIEILEIWEGHKLTKEEATEASGITNIKWIGDFPNIFRNCMLSAEQVFLNQNEHRRAAAEVQTRDDRFVAKCKEQYPLHTYRRLAPLLHQLRAVKLEAEVELIRHACGITKGGFERLLKFVKPGVYEHEVEAELSHEFVRNRGAFAYTPIIASGKNACGLHYIQNDQICNDGDLLLLDVASNYANYNSDLTRTIPVNGKFTPRQRDVYEAVLRVMRASIANATVGKMHRDWHYEAQLMMNEELVGLGLLTKEEVAEGTRENPACRKYFMHGLGHSIGLDVHDVAPAHVPFSAGWVLTVEPGIYIPEEGFGVRLENDILITEDGPVDLMADIPVEADEIEALMAAR; this is encoded by the coding sequence ATGCGACATCAACCAATCGATTCGAGCCTGTTTGTCGAAAATCGTGACCGTTTGAAGGGGCTTTTGCCTCCTGGCTCGCTGGCCGTCGTGCATGCCAATGACATCTTGCCGACCAACGCCGACGGGGCGCTCAAGAATATCCCGAATACCGACCTTTTTTATCTGACCGGGATTGAGCAGGAAGAGTCGATTCTGTTGCTGTTTCCCGATTCGCCCGAACCGACCCAGCGCGAAATTTTGTTCGTCCGCGAGCCGATCGAAATTCTCGAAATTTGGGAAGGGCACAAGCTGACCAAAGAGGAGGCGACCGAGGCCTCCGGCATCACCAACATCAAATGGATCGGCGACTTCCCCAACATCTTCCGCAACTGCATGCTGAGCGCCGAGCAGGTCTTTCTGAACCAGAACGAGCACCGCCGCGCCGCCGCCGAAGTGCAAACCCGCGACGATCGATTTGTGGCCAAGTGCAAAGAGCAATATCCGCTGCATACCTATCGCCGGCTGGCGCCGCTGTTGCACCAGCTGCGAGCCGTGAAGTTGGAAGCCGAGGTCGAACTGATTCGTCACGCCTGCGGCATTACCAAAGGGGGCTTTGAACGCCTGCTCAAGTTCGTCAAACCGGGCGTCTACGAACACGAAGTCGAAGCGGAACTGTCGCACGAGTTCGTCCGCAACCGCGGAGCGTTCGCCTATACGCCGATCATCGCCTCTGGCAAGAACGCGTGCGGGCTCCATTACATCCAGAACGATCAGATCTGCAACGACGGCGATTTGTTGTTGTTGGACGTGGCGTCGAACTACGCCAACTACAACTCGGACCTGACGCGCACCATTCCAGTGAATGGAAAGTTCACGCCGCGGCAGCGGGACGTGTACGAAGCGGTCTTGCGAGTGATGCGAGCGTCGATCGCAAACGCCACCGTCGGCAAGATGCATCGTGATTGGCACTACGAAGCGCAGCTGATGATGAACGAAGAGCTGGTCGGGCTGGGCCTCTTGACCAAAGAGGAGGTCGCCGAAGGAACCCGTGAGAATCCCGCTTGTCGCAAGTACTTCATGCATGGCCTGGGACACTCGATCGGTCTGGACGTGCACGACGTCGCCCCGGCCCACGTGCCGTTCTCGGCCGGCTGGGTGCTGACGGTCGAGCCAGGCATCTACATTCCGGAAGAAGGCTTCGGCGTCCGCCTGGAGAACGACATCCTGATCACCGAGGATGGCCCGGTCGACCTGATGGCTGATATCCCGGTCGAGGCGGATGAGATTGAAGCGTTGATGGCGGCGCGGTAG
- a CDS encoding c-type cytochrome domain-containing protein: protein MSRGIAAAFLVALVGNCYAQNEVHFETEVRGIFKKHCFHCHGEEEAVEGNLDLRLVRRMVAGGDSGTALVAGNPQESLVYQRLESREMPPDESKQLSPAELAKVERWIVGGATTARPEPEELGDEYLITEEERAHWAYQPITKPETPTVKHTEQVANPIDAFLLAKLEQEGYQFSKAATLLHLFGLEHEKLSFRRSDRDQTLTDGQPAKIVHELLNA from the coding sequence ATGTCTCGTGGAATCGCCGCTGCGTTTTTGGTTGCACTCGTCGGAAATTGCTACGCCCAGAACGAGGTCCATTTCGAGACCGAGGTCCGCGGCATCTTCAAAAAGCATTGCTTTCATTGCCATGGCGAAGAGGAGGCCGTCGAAGGAAATCTTGATCTGCGGTTGGTGCGGCGGATGGTCGCGGGGGGCGATTCGGGGACAGCGCTGGTCGCCGGCAATCCGCAGGAGAGCTTGGTTTATCAACGGCTAGAGTCGCGCGAGATGCCGCCTGACGAAAGCAAACAACTTTCGCCCGCCGAACTGGCGAAAGTCGAGCGGTGGATCGTTGGCGGCGCGACGACCGCCAGGCCAGAGCCAGAGGAGTTGGGGGACGAATACCTGATCACCGAGGAAGAACGGGCTCACTGGGCGTACCAGCCGATCACCAAGCCCGAGACGCCCACGGTCAAACATACCGAGCAGGTCGCCAATCCGATCGACGCTTTTCTGCTGGCCAAGCTAGAGCAGGAAGGTTATCAGTTCAGCAAAGCGGCGACGCTGTTGCACCTGTTTGGGCTTGAGCACGAGAAGCTCAGCTTCCGCCGCAGCGATCGCGATCAGACCCTGACCGACGGCCAGCCTGCCAAGATCGTTCACGAACTGCTCAACGCGTAG